A single genomic interval of Bacillota bacterium harbors:
- a CDS encoding sigma-70 family RNA polymerase sigma factor — MRSHEDDRELVAKSLRGDTEAFRTIVERYQERVYNVAFQMTGSHEDSLDLAQDSFLRVFRALSSFKGDSSLGTWIHRIAHNIVIDELRKRRRRPVVAMSTDTVVITEDGEHMLEWSAPMDEAPEEQLLRAEKKREIEQALQRISPEHRSVLVMRDIEGLTYEEVAEVLGLNVGTVKSRLNRARLALREKLKVMEQGTGMRRLIEQKGG; from the coding sequence TTGCGCTCTCATGAAGATGACAGAGAATTAGTAGCTAAGTCTCTAAGGGGAGATACCGAGGCTTTTCGGACGATTGTGGAACGCTATCAAGAACGAGTGTACAATGTGGCCTTTCAAATGACTGGCAGCCATGAAGATAGCTTGGATCTCGCCCAAGATAGCTTTTTGCGGGTTTTTCGTGCGCTCAGCAGTTTTAAGGGTGATAGTTCGCTTGGCACTTGGATACATCGCATTGCCCATAATATTGTGATTGATGAGCTCCGCAAGCGCCGTAGGCGCCCTGTTGTAGCCATGAGTACGGATACCGTAGTGATTACAGAGGACGGCGAACACATGCTTGAGTGGAGCGCACCTATGGATGAGGCTCCTGAAGAGCAGTTGTTGCGCGCGGAAAAGAAGCGCGAAATTGAGCAAGCTCTGCAAAGAATTTCGCCCGAACATAGGTCGGTTCTCGTCATGAGAGACATTGAAGGTTTGACGTACGAGGAGGTTGCGGAAGTGCTGGGCCTTAACGTCGGTACAGTAAAATCGCGCCTCAATCGGGCGCGTTTAGCGTTACGAGAAAAACTCAAGGTAATGGAACAAGGCACAGGAATGCGGCGTCTAATAGAACAGAAGGGGGGGTAG
- a CDS encoding DUF421 domain-containing protein: MTLLGVVLRTGLSFMLLFLMVRLVGKQQLSQMTFFDFISGITIGSLAAISATDLEAAWKAWLAIVIWTAFTILAAKIALYNRQWRKLIDGEPTILIHKGKILENNLGKVRYTMDDLRTQLRVKGAFSLGDVEYAILETTGEISVMKNPQQEPPVRQDFLFVGQYTGLETELIVDSEIVYENLKSLQKDEKWLRDMLAAFGVQYVSEVAYCSVDERGKFYVDRYDDKMLHMTDPSDYKVDEFINSDLPQGKSQAATKNPKI; the protein is encoded by the coding sequence ATGACATTACTTGGCGTGGTCCTACGCACAGGGCTGTCGTTCATGTTGCTATTCTTAATGGTGCGCCTAGTGGGGAAGCAGCAACTCAGCCAAATGACATTCTTTGATTTTATCTCGGGCATTACCATTGGCTCCTTGGCTGCTATTTCGGCCACGGACTTAGAGGCGGCCTGGAAAGCATGGCTGGCAATAGTAATATGGACCGCGTTTACCATTTTAGCCGCGAAAATTGCCCTATACAATCGACAGTGGCGCAAGTTAATCGATGGAGAGCCTACGATTCTCATTCATAAGGGAAAAATCCTCGAGAATAATTTAGGAAAAGTGCGCTACACCATGGACGACTTAAGAACCCAACTCAGGGTCAAAGGGGCCTTTAGTTTAGGGGATGTAGAATATGCTATCTTGGAGACCACTGGTGAGATCAGTGTTATGAAGAATCCGCAGCAAGAACCGCCAGTGCGGCAGGACTTTCTCTTTGTGGGGCAGTACACGGGCTTGGAGACAGAGCTCATTGTCGACAGCGAAATTGTCTACGAGAACCTTAAGTCCTTGCAGAAGGACGAAAAATGGCTGCGTGACATGCTCGCAGCCTTTGGAGTGCAGTATGTTTCTGAAGTAGCGTACTGCTCGGTCGATGAAAGAGGCAAGTTCTACGTAGACCGTTATGACGACAAAATGCTACATATGACTGACCCGAGTGACTACAAAGTAGACGAGTTCATCAATTCTGACTTGCCCCAGGGAAAATCTCAAGCTGCGACAAAGAACCCAAAGATCTAA
- a CDS encoding ABC transporter ATP-binding protein — protein sequence MTEKLLEVTNLRTTFKDKDGNLVPAVDGISFYVSKGETLGIVGESGCGKSVTMLSVMQLINIPPGRIDATSISLEGRNLLQLTDKEMQKVRGNEISMIFQEPMTSLNPVFTVGDQVAETVALHQGLSKAAALAKAVEMLKKVGIPAPERRAKEYPHQLSGGMRQRVMIAMALACNPKLLIADEPTTALDVTIQAQILELIKSLRDELEMSVVLITHDLGVVAETADRVIVMYAGKIVEEADTLTLFNSPQHPYTEGLLNSIPKLTGDSSRLYVIEGVVPHPLYMPTGCRFNPRCAYAEDKCRNEAPELMETSPTHKVSCFFPLSPSAPQEVSA from the coding sequence TTGACCGAGAAACTGTTAGAAGTAACCAACTTAAGAACCACCTTCAAGGACAAAGACGGCAACCTTGTGCCTGCCGTTGATGGCATCAGCTTTTATGTTAGTAAAGGCGAAACGCTTGGCATTGTGGGCGAGAGCGGGTGCGGCAAAAGCGTCACTATGCTCTCGGTGATGCAACTTATTAACATCCCCCCAGGGCGCATTGACGCGACTAGTATCTCTCTCGAAGGCCGAAACTTGCTGCAACTGACAGATAAAGAAATGCAAAAAGTTCGCGGCAATGAGATTTCGATGATCTTTCAAGAACCGATGACCAGCCTAAACCCTGTCTTTACCGTCGGCGACCAAGTAGCCGAGACGGTCGCTCTGCATCAGGGTCTCAGCAAGGCGGCGGCCTTGGCCAAGGCGGTAGAAATGCTTAAGAAGGTGGGCATTCCCGCGCCCGAGCGGCGAGCCAAAGAGTACCCCCATCAACTCTCGGGAGGCATGCGCCAAAGAGTAATGATCGCCATGGCTCTCGCCTGCAACCCTAAATTACTCATTGCCGACGAGCCTACAACTGCGCTTGACGTAACGATTCAAGCTCAAATACTCGAGCTAATAAAGTCACTCCGCGATGAACTAGAAATGAGCGTGGTGCTCATTACCCATGATCTCGGCGTGGTGGCCGAAACTGCCGACCGCGTCATAGTCATGTATGCCGGCAAGATTGTCGAAGAAGCAGATACTCTCACCCTGTTTAATTCGCCTCAACACCCCTACACAGAGGGGCTCCTCAATTCGATACCAAAGCTCACAGGAGATAGCAGTCGTTTGTACGTCATTGAGGGGGTCGTCCCCCACCCTCTGTACATGCCCACTGGCTGCCGCTTTAATCCGCGTTGCGCCTACGCAGAAGATAAATGCCGTAACGAAGCGCCCGAGCTTATGGAGACAAGCCCCACACACAAGGTTAGCTGTTTCTTCCCCTTATCCCCTAGTGCCCCACAGGAGGTGTCCGCATGA
- the yhbY gene encoding ribosome assembly RNA-binding protein YhbY, with amino-acid sequence MLSSKQRAYLRGLANPLDPIMHVGKGGLTEAVANAVSEALEARELIKLRLLKNNEADIKVLSLELATMIDAEVVQVIGRNFVLYRMNVEKPVIELPAH; translated from the coding sequence ATGTTATCAAGCAAGCAGCGTGCCTATTTAAGGGGTCTCGCCAACCCTCTCGACCCCATCATGCATGTCGGTAAAGGCGGCCTCACCGAGGCAGTGGCAAACGCCGTCAGCGAAGCACTAGAGGCGCGCGAATTAATCAAATTGCGCTTACTCAAGAATAATGAGGCCGATATCAAGGTACTCTCACTCGAACTCGCCACCATGATAGACGCCGAAGTGGTGCAAGTGATTGGCCGAAACTTTGTTTTGTACCGAATGAACGTCGAGAAACCAGTCATCGAGCTACCGGCTCATTAG
- a CDS encoding transposase: MFRANDNHAQQSLFESIQWMNPRIREKLYKSWAPIFYEQVFCKIDEEPFASLYGTTGKPNFPVNIMLSLEYIKHM, encoded by the coding sequence TTGTTTAGAGCTAACGACAATCATGCCCAACAGTCCCTGTTTGAGAGCATTCAGTGGATGAACCCTAGGATTCGTGAAAAACTCTATAAGTCTTGGGCGCCGATCTTCTACGAGCAGGTCTTCTGCAAAATAGACGAAGAACCTTTTGCGTCTTTATATGGGACGACCGGGAAGCCTAACTTTCCGGTGAATATTATGTTGTCTTTGGAGTACATCAAGCATATGA
- a CDS encoding DUF1657 domain-containing protein, translating into MTIASQLSQTLANMEGAAASLKTFSLQTQDQQAKQLFQQLSQSMDHSVQQLRGRLDYITQEEPQYRSEIGGTYASSTGSTGSTGSSLGASTLTSNQTTALPGGTQRKGGKNPTK; encoded by the coding sequence TTGACCATTGCTAGTCAATTATCTCAGACCCTTGCCAACATGGAAGGGGCAGCCGCTAGTCTAAAGACATTTTCTCTGCAAACACAAGACCAGCAGGCCAAGCAGCTGTTTCAGCAGCTAAGTCAGAGCATGGACCACTCTGTGCAGCAATTGCGGGGCCGTCTCGACTATATCACTCAGGAGGAACCCCAGTACAGGAGTGAAATTGGTGGCACCTATGCCAGCTCCACGGGCTCCACTGGCAGCACTGGCAGCAGTCTAGGCGCCTCAACACTAACCTCAAACCAAACCACCGCCTTGCCAGGCGGCACACAGCGCAAAGGCGGTAAGAACCCGACAAAGTAG
- a CDS encoding ABC transporter permease encodes MPKEETYVQMVWRRFRRHKLAMVSLGILIVLYGMAILAPWVAPYHYDHMDFTKISQPPSAEHWFGTDRIGADLFSRVIWGSRISLSVGFAAAGIAIVLGTVVGAISGYFGGIIDDVLMRFTEIVASFPTMFLLLTIIAVLPRSIMNIMIVIGATSWPGLARLVRGQFLSLREMDYVEAAKAIGATDSRIVFTHVLLNTMAPIIVNASLRIGGAILTESGLSFLGLGVTTPPSWGTILNGGRPLLRSAPWITTIPGIFIFVTVLAFNYVGDGLRDALDPRATK; translated from the coding sequence ATGCCCAAAGAAGAGACTTACGTCCAAATGGTCTGGCGCCGTTTCCGCCGCCACAAACTGGCCATGGTAAGCCTTGGCATTCTCATTGTCCTTTACGGCATGGCCATACTGGCACCCTGGGTTGCACCCTACCACTACGATCACATGGATTTTACTAAAATTAGTCAGCCCCCTTCCGCAGAGCACTGGTTCGGCACGGACAGAATCGGCGCCGATCTCTTTAGCCGCGTCATCTGGGGTAGCCGCATCAGTCTCAGCGTGGGCTTTGCCGCGGCAGGTATTGCCATCGTGCTTGGCACCGTCGTAGGCGCCATTTCTGGCTACTTTGGGGGCATCATTGACGACGTGCTTATGCGCTTCACCGAAATTGTCGCCTCCTTCCCCACCATGTTCCTCCTCTTGACCATCATCGCTGTCTTGCCCCGCAGCATCATGAACATCATGATCGTCATCGGTGCCACCTCCTGGCCAGGCCTGGCCCGCCTCGTACGCGGCCAGTTTTTATCACTTAGAGAAATGGATTATGTGGAAGCGGCTAAGGCCATTGGTGCCACCGATTCGCGCATCGTCTTTACCCATGTACTCCTCAACACTATGGCGCCGATTATAGTTAATGCTTCACTGCGTATTGGTGGCGCCATTCTCACTGAGTCTGGCTTAAGCTTCCTGGGCCTCGGAGTGACCACACCGCCGAGCTGGGGCACCATTCTCAATGGTGGTCGCCCCCTCTTAAGAAGTGCGCCGTGGATTACAACTATCCCAGGAATCTTTATTTTTGTAACTGTGCTGGCCTTTAACTATGTGGGCGATGGCTTGCGCGACGCCCTAGACCCTCGTGCCACTAAGTAG
- a CDS encoding dipeptide ABC transporter ATP-binding protein → MTNTNDVLLNVESLSKFFPVRAGLFRRVVNHLKAVDDVSFFIRRGETLGLVGESGCGKTTVARTILRLHEPTAGRVEFEGTNIYALNKRDMRLKRRDMQIIFQDPYSSLNPRLTVGQIIGEPLLVHGIGDRASQEARTKELLSIVGLASYHFRRYPHEFSGGQRQRIGIARALALNPKLIVCDEPVSALDVSIQSQILNLLEDLQQEFDLTYLFIAHNLSVVKHISDRVGVMYLGKMVEMTSSAEMYKSPLHPYTQALLSAIPEPSPGRKRTRIPLEGDIPSPINPPAGCRFHTRCPVAVARCRVDAPEWREVRPEHYVACHLAN, encoded by the coding sequence ATGACTAACACCAATGATGTACTGCTCAACGTGGAGAGCCTCAGCAAGTTTTTCCCCGTGCGCGCAGGTCTTTTCCGCAGGGTAGTCAATCACCTAAAGGCGGTCGATGATGTCAGTTTCTTCATCCGCCGCGGCGAAACGCTAGGACTAGTAGGGGAAAGTGGTTGTGGAAAGACTACCGTCGCCCGCACCATTCTCCGCTTGCACGAACCAACTGCGGGGAGGGTTGAATTCGAGGGGACGAACATTTATGCCCTTAACAAACGCGACATGCGTCTAAAACGCAGAGACATGCAAATCATATTTCAGGACCCCTATTCTAGCTTAAATCCACGCCTCACCGTCGGGCAGATTATTGGCGAGCCCTTACTTGTGCATGGCATTGGTGACCGCGCCAGTCAAGAAGCCCGCACCAAGGAACTATTGTCCATTGTCGGCCTAGCCTCCTACCACTTTCGCCGCTACCCACATGAATTCAGCGGCGGGCAGAGACAGCGCATCGGAATAGCCCGCGCCTTAGCCTTAAACCCCAAACTTATCGTCTGTGACGAACCAGTCTCGGCCCTAGACGTCTCTATTCAGTCACAGATTCTCAACCTCCTAGAGGATCTACAACAAGAATTTGACCTTACCTATCTTTTTATTGCCCACAACTTGAGTGTCGTAAAGCATATCTCAGACCGCGTTGGTGTTATGTACTTGGGCAAAATGGTCGAGATGACTTCTTCGGCCGAAATGTATAAGTCCCCTCTTCATCCTTATACGCAGGCCCTGCTTTCGGCTATTCCAGAGCCGTCCCCAGGGCGCAAGAGAACGCGCATACCATTAGAGGGCGATATACCAAGCCCCATTAACCCACCCGCCGGTTGTCGTTTTCACACTAGATGCCCCGTGGCTGTGGCGCGCTGTAGAGTTGATGCCCCCGAGTGGCGGGAAGTACGCCCGGAGCATTATGTGGCCTGTCACTTGGCAAACTAG
- a CDS encoding glucose-6-phosphate isomerase — MINLQTTAFLDIKLGDGQLSFGESVKSVEPACRTLDEARYAFLDAEVAGRTDLYYMYRDVAREIDRAHLAKYGLRFDITVIMPGLIGQEFNKTVGHYHPVKSGTTYTYPEVYEVLSGEATYLLQRPGPLVGRVADAYVVVARAGDKVVIPPGYGHITINAKSVPLVMTNWVAADFASVYGEIKDLRGGAYYLLEKNSTSLWMPNPRYTGLPALRFRAQEDYAQFGLKASEPMYKLIFESPENLRFLTHPEEFAWVE; from the coding sequence ATGATCAATTTGCAGACAACGGCCTTCCTAGATATTAAACTAGGTGACGGGCAACTGTCTTTTGGCGAGAGCGTAAAATCAGTGGAACCGGCTTGCCGTACGTTAGATGAAGCGCGCTATGCCTTTCTGGACGCCGAAGTAGCTGGAAGAACAGATCTATACTACATGTATCGCGACGTGGCGCGGGAGATTGATCGTGCTCACCTGGCTAAGTATGGTCTACGTTTTGACATCACCGTCATTATGCCTGGGCTTATTGGGCAAGAATTTAACAAGACTGTGGGGCATTATCATCCCGTCAAGAGTGGGACTACATACACCTATCCAGAAGTGTACGAAGTGCTCTCTGGCGAGGCGACATATCTTTTGCAGCGCCCAGGGCCTCTGGTGGGTAGAGTGGCAGACGCTTATGTGGTTGTAGCGCGAGCAGGCGACAAAGTCGTTATTCCGCCCGGGTATGGACACATCACCATTAACGCCAAAAGCGTCCCGCTGGTGATGACGAACTGGGTAGCGGCCGATTTCGCTTCGGTGTATGGCGAGATTAAGGACCTCCGCGGGGGAGCATACTACCTGCTAGAAAAGAACTCTACTTCTCTGTGGATGCCTAATCCCCGGTATACGGGACTGCCTGCTTTGCGGTTTAGGGCTCAAGAAGACTATGCTCAATTTGGCCTAAAGGCCAGTGAGCCTATGTACAAGCTGATTTTCGAGTCTCCAGAAAACTTGCGCTTCCTTACACATCCCGAAGAATTTGCTTGGGTAGAGTAG
- a CDS encoding zf-HC2 domain-containing protein encodes MNCTWVKNNLCDILDGLLPSDTEEQYQEHLADCAECRMLLAEIALDQQALTSLPRVSPPAELIAGVLSAIRQPVKKALWPFFAPRFAPVAAALAIMVLGLNFWMAYFPHPSATRESALIETQMAPRLFVAGGEEPDSEAPAATDKRMGTASLDAASESALPERPSFLLVSSALGGSIFVVWGAIVLVWYKRS; translated from the coding sequence ATGAACTGCACTTGGGTCAAAAACAATCTCTGCGACATATTGGACGGTCTACTGCCTTCTGACACTGAGGAACAGTATCAGGAGCACTTGGCTGACTGTGCTGAATGCCGCATGTTGCTGGCAGAAATTGCTCTCGACCAGCAAGCCTTGACTAGTTTGCCCCGTGTGTCTCCACCCGCCGAACTGATTGCCGGTGTACTAAGCGCTATTCGCCAGCCTGTAAAAAAAGCTCTCTGGCCATTTTTTGCCCCTCGCTTTGCCCCTGTAGCCGCCGCGCTAGCGATTATGGTCCTAGGTCTCAATTTCTGGATGGCCTACTTTCCCCATCCGTCAGCGACTCGCGAATCGGCCCTGATTGAGACGCAGATGGCGCCGCGCCTGTTTGTGGCCGGAGGCGAGGAACCGGATTCAGAAGCCCCTGCAGCGACGGACAAGAGAATGGGCACAGCATCGCTAGATGCCGCCAGCGAAAGTGCCCTGCCAGAGCGGCCCTCGTTCCTCCTTGTATCATCTGCGCTCGGTGGCAGTATTTTCGTGGTGTGGGGTGCCATCGTCTTAGTCTGGTATAAGCGTTCGTAG
- a CDS encoding ABC transporter permease: MLGYIARRFSQMLILLVGISLVSFAIMHIAPGDPVDLMTDRLATAEEKARISAIYGFDQPIHVQYVIWASQVLQGNLGRSFVTGEKVLDMITARLPATLFLNFLTLIIIYALSIPIGIISAVKQYSWFDHIVTFYAFLGQSMPQFWLSLLLLYYVGLRFPFIQTAGMSSYGVTVATEGLWAVIVDRTSYLILPLTVVSFGNLASITRYMRASMLDVINQDYVRTAKAKGLSQRKVILKHAFRNALLPLVTMLGFELPILFSGSVIIETIFAWPGVGLLSWNAVMQRDYQVIMAFNLLGASMMVLGSFIADMLYLAVDPRIKYN; encoded by the coding sequence TTGCTTGGGTATATCGCACGACGTTTTTCACAAATGCTCATTCTCCTCGTTGGCATAAGCCTAGTCTCTTTTGCCATTATGCACATCGCGCCAGGCGACCCGGTGGACCTCATGACCGACCGCCTAGCCACCGCCGAGGAAAAGGCGCGCATTTCCGCCATCTACGGCTTTGACCAACCTATTCACGTCCAGTATGTCATCTGGGCCAGCCAAGTCCTGCAGGGGAATTTAGGCCGCTCCTTCGTCACTGGCGAAAAGGTGCTAGATATGATCACGGCACGCCTGCCTGCTACTCTTTTTCTTAATTTCCTTACCCTGATCATCATCTACGCCTTGTCCATTCCTATCGGTATAATATCGGCGGTCAAACAATATTCCTGGTTTGACCATATCGTGACCTTCTACGCCTTCTTAGGGCAGTCCATGCCACAGTTCTGGCTGTCGCTGCTACTCCTCTACTATGTGGGACTGCGCTTCCCCTTTATTCAGACCGCAGGTATGTCTAGTTATGGCGTGACGGTCGCGACTGAGGGGCTCTGGGCAGTTATTGTGGACAGAACAAGCTACTTAATCTTGCCTTTGACCGTGGTTAGTTTCGGTAATTTGGCAAGCATTACACGTTACATGCGCGCGAGCATGCTCGATGTCATCAACCAAGACTATGTGCGCACCGCAAAAGCCAAGGGATTATCGCAGCGCAAGGTCATCCTAAAACACGCCTTCCGAAACGCACTCCTCCCCCTTGTCACCATGCTCGGCTTTGAACTACCCATACTCTTTAGCGGCTCGGTCATCATTGAAACAATATTTGCTTGGCCGGGCGTGGGTCTCTTAAGCTGGAATGCGGTTATGCAAAGAGACTACCAAGTTATCATGGCCTTCAACCTCTTAGGCGCCTCCATGATGGTTCTTGGTTCTTTTATCGCCGACATGCTCTATCTAGCTGTTGATCCACGCATCAAATACAATTAG
- a CDS encoding L,D-transpeptidase family protein, with product MPPAHRIVINLPAYRLYHYVGDGRAGVYDISIGHVSTPTPVTSSNRRFEIFQMVKNPVWRNPRTRQLVPPGPSNPLGTRWLGLMKIDRVVLTGRETWEALARQYRTTVTEILRANNLRQGAVVRAGQVVEIPYHNGYGIHGTNVPLSIGTAVSLGCMRMRNADVERLFDALPSGRRVPVTILYEPWREYRDLVSLEPYIEVFFDVYRRVPDWSAGLTAAAARINAPISRWQLEALLQRFTGSHILSHSPLVHNNNTLVMVGARHVEGEFYLPPRVVEQMLGVEYRAVYGEHFLGEWRLKERDIYHKETGVLVSARVISEIAGRAYFFDELRNTLEFSVTRLAVQGNFLGYNRVLLHHDAGPMVAVADVAPHLGLAVQGAQEGRVRVGGLELVGLSFGEQTFVCLRELRRLPLNAEWDPRSGLLAISHRR from the coding sequence ATGCCACCGGCACATCGCATTGTCATTAATCTGCCAGCCTACCGGCTTTATCACTACGTAGGCGATGGGCGGGCAGGCGTGTACGATATTTCTATCGGCCATGTATCCACGCCTACCCCGGTAACGAGCAGTAATAGGCGCTTTGAGATTTTTCAAATGGTAAAAAACCCTGTGTGGCGTAATCCGCGTACGCGTCAGCTGGTGCCGCCTGGGCCTAGTAACCCTCTTGGTACGAGATGGCTCGGTCTCATGAAAATTGACAGGGTAGTGCTCACCGGGCGCGAAACATGGGAAGCTTTGGCGCGTCAGTACAGAACCACGGTGACAGAAATATTGCGGGCCAACAACCTGCGCCAAGGTGCTGTGGTACGGGCGGGGCAGGTGGTGGAGATTCCTTATCACAATGGCTATGGTATTCATGGCACTAATGTACCTTTATCCATCGGTACGGCAGTATCGCTTGGCTGCATGCGCATGCGGAATGCAGACGTAGAAAGACTCTTTGACGCCTTGCCTAGTGGTCGTCGCGTTCCGGTAACAATTCTTTACGAGCCCTGGCGCGAGTACCGCGACTTGGTCTCTTTGGAGCCCTACATCGAAGTATTCTTTGATGTATATCGACGAGTGCCTGACTGGAGCGCAGGACTCACGGCAGCTGCGGCTCGCATCAATGCACCCATTTCGAGATGGCAACTCGAGGCGTTGCTGCAGCGATTTACAGGTTCGCACATCTTAAGTCACAGTCCCTTGGTGCACAACAACAACACCTTGGTCATGGTCGGTGCGCGCCATGTAGAGGGAGAATTCTACTTGCCGCCGAGAGTGGTGGAGCAGATGCTAGGGGTCGAGTACCGTGCCGTCTACGGGGAGCATTTTCTGGGGGAGTGGCGGCTAAAGGAACGAGATATCTACCATAAGGAGACGGGGGTCCTGGTGTCGGCCCGTGTCATTTCGGAAATAGCAGGTAGAGCCTACTTCTTCGATGAGCTACGCAACACGCTTGAATTTTCCGTAACACGACTGGCTGTTCAGGGTAATTTTCTTGGTTATAATCGTGTTTTGCTGCATCATGATGCTGGTCCGATGGTTGCTGTGGCGGATGTAGCGCCTCATCTCGGTCTTGCAGTGCAGGGGGCGCAAGAGGGACGAGTGCGAGTGGGGGGCCTTGAGTTAGTTGGTTTGTCTTTTGGTGAACAGACTTTTGTCTGTTTGCGCGAACTGCGCAGGCTGCCCCTAAACGCAGAGTGGGACCCGCGAAGCGGCTTGCTAGCCATCAGTCACAGGCGGTAG
- a CDS encoding DNA adenine methylase produces MTKNKLVAPVVKWVGGKRQILGEIEKYVPKKFGTYYEPFIGGGAVLFELQPIRAVVSDINAELINLYEVIRDEPDALVEDLKQHKNSAEYFYEVREKDRDKALYAKLTPVQRASRLLFLNKTCFNGLFRVNRAGEFNTPFGNYKNPNIINEVTLRAVSSYLRSAQVSFLCLDFATTLLSASKDDFVYLDPPYDPVSDTSSFTGYDKGGFNQEEQKRLKLLCNDLHARGVKFLLSNSSTSFIRELYAEFRVEVVQAKRAINSKADRRGEVDEVLVRNYGVGY; encoded by the coding sequence ATGACTAAAAACAAACTTGTCGCCCCTGTCGTCAAGTGGGTAGGGGGTAAAAGGCAAATTTTGGGCGAAATAGAGAAGTACGTGCCTAAGAAGTTTGGTACATATTATGAGCCCTTTATTGGAGGTGGGGCAGTATTGTTTGAGCTGCAGCCAATTCGGGCTGTGGTTAGCGACATTAACGCTGAACTCATCAATCTCTATGAAGTGATCAGGGATGAGCCAGATGCCTTGGTTGAGGACCTAAAACAGCACAAGAACTCTGCAGAATACTTTTATGAAGTGAGAGAGAAGGACCGGGACAAGGCCTTGTATGCGAAGCTTACGCCAGTTCAGCGTGCCTCGAGGCTACTGTTCCTGAATAAAACGTGCTTTAATGGCTTGTTTCGCGTGAACAGAGCAGGTGAGTTTAACACCCCCTTCGGCAATTACAAGAACCCCAATATCATCAACGAAGTTACGCTGCGTGCCGTTAGTAGTTATCTCAGGAGTGCACAGGTTTCGTTCTTATGTCTGGATTTTGCCACCACTCTATTATCGGCTAGCAAGGACGATTTTGTGTATCTTGATCCACCCTATGACCCTGTCTCTGATACTTCTAGCTTTACTGGTTATGACAAGGGAGGGTTTAATCAAGAGGAGCAAAAGCGGCTAAAGTTACTTTGCAACGACCTACATGCTAGAGGAGTGAAGTTTCTACTGTCTAACTCTTCCACTTCCTTCATCAGGGAGTTGTACGCTGAATTTCGTGTAGAAGTCGTGCAAGCTAAGCGGGCCATCAACTCTAAAGCGGATAGGCGTGGCGAAGTAGACGAGGTGTTGGTGAGGAACTATGGCGTTGGGTACTGA